One genomic window of Pseudomonas sp. LFM046 includes the following:
- a CDS encoding ABC transporter ATP-binding protein: MAPMPDRLSWAEIRRLALRHKKSLWLANLAAVLATVCSVPIPLLLPLLVDEVLLQRGDAALRFMDHFLPQPWENAVGYIGLMLVTTLLLRGMALVFNVQQARLFARLSKDIVYRVRIRLIERLKRISLGEYESLGSGTVTAHLVTDLDTLDKFVGETLSRFLVAVLTLTGTAGILVWMHWKLALLILLFNPLVIYSTVQLGKRIKHLKKLENDSTGRFTQALTETLEAIQEVRTSNRQGFFFGRLGQRAQDVRDYAVASQWKSDAAARTSGLLFQFGIDFFRAAAMLTVLFSDLSIGQMLAVFSYLWFMIGPVEQLLGLQYSYYSAGAALGRINELLSRADEPQYAPSVDPFKGRETLGIEVKGLRFAYAEEPVLDGLNLSIAPGEKVAIVGASGGGKSTLVQLLLGLYQPQAGSIRYGGCRLEEIGLAQVRDNVAVVLQHPALFNDSVRANLTMGRERSDDACWAALEVAQLADTIRSLPQGLDSIVGRSGVRLSGGQRQRLAIARMVLSEPKVVILDEATSALDAATEYALHQALGTFLNGRTTLIIAHRLSAVKQADRVLVFDGGHIAEDGDHQQLIAEGGLYAKLYGHLQQG, encoded by the coding sequence GTGGCGCCCATGCCTGATCGCTTGAGCTGGGCGGAGATCCGCCGTCTGGCCCTGCGCCACAAGAAATCCCTCTGGCTGGCCAACCTGGCCGCCGTCCTGGCTACTGTCTGCAGTGTGCCCATCCCGCTGCTCCTGCCCCTGCTGGTGGATGAAGTGCTGCTGCAGCGGGGCGATGCCGCGCTGCGTTTCATGGATCACTTCCTGCCCCAGCCCTGGGAAAACGCCGTCGGCTACATCGGCCTGATGCTGGTGACCACCCTGCTGCTGCGGGGCATGGCGCTGGTGTTCAACGTGCAACAGGCGCGGCTCTTCGCGAGACTGTCCAAGGATATCGTCTATCGCGTCCGCATCCGCCTGATCGAGCGCCTGAAGCGCATCTCCCTCGGCGAATACGAAAGCCTCGGCAGCGGGACCGTCACCGCTCACCTGGTGACCGACCTGGACACCCTGGACAAGTTCGTCGGCGAAACCCTCAGCCGCTTCCTGGTGGCAGTCCTGACCCTCACCGGCACGGCGGGTATCCTGGTCTGGATGCACTGGAAGCTGGCGCTGTTGATCCTCCTGTTCAACCCGCTGGTGATCTACTCCACGGTCCAACTGGGCAAGCGGATCAAGCACCTGAAGAAGCTGGAGAACGACAGCACCGGGCGCTTCACCCAGGCGCTGACGGAAACCCTCGAAGCCATCCAGGAAGTGCGCACCAGCAACCGCCAGGGCTTCTTCTTCGGCCGTCTCGGCCAGCGCGCCCAGGACGTTCGCGACTACGCCGTCGCCTCCCAGTGGAAGAGCGACGCGGCAGCGCGCACCAGCGGCCTGCTGTTCCAGTTCGGCATCGACTTCTTCCGCGCCGCCGCCATGCTCACGGTGCTGTTCTCCGACCTGTCCATCGGCCAGATGCTGGCGGTGTTCAGCTACCTCTGGTTCATGATCGGTCCGGTGGAGCAACTGCTGGGCCTGCAGTACTCCTACTACTCCGCGGGGGCCGCGCTCGGGCGTATCAACGAATTGCTGTCGCGGGCCGACGAGCCCCAGTACGCCCCCAGCGTCGATCCGTTCAAGGGGCGCGAGACCCTGGGCATCGAGGTCAAGGGCCTGCGCTTCGCCTACGCCGAAGAGCCGGTGCTGGACGGGCTCAACCTGTCCATCGCCCCCGGCGAGAAAGTGGCCATCGTCGGCGCCAGTGGCGGCGGCAAGAGCACCCTGGTGCAACTGCTGCTGGGGCTCTACCAGCCCCAGGCCGGGAGCATCCGCTATGGCGGCTGCCGCCTGGAAGAAATCGGACTGGCCCAGGTGCGCGACAACGTGGCCGTGGTCCTGCAGCATCCGGCGCTGTTCAACGACAGCGTGCGTGCCAACCTGACCATGGGCCGCGAGCGCAGCGACGACGCCTGCTGGGCTGCCCTCGAAGTCGCCCAGTTGGCCGACACCATCCGCAGCCTGCCCCAGGGGCTGGACAGCATTGTGGGTCGCTCCGGGGTGCGCCTGTCCGGCGGTCAGCGACAGCGCCTGGCCATCGCCCGCATGGTGCTATCCGAGCCCAAGGTGGTGATCCTCGACGAGGCCACCTCCGCCCTCGACGCCGCCACCGAGTACGCCCTGCACCAGGCCCTCGGCACCTTCCTCAACGGTCGCACCACCCTGATCATCGCCCACCGCCTGTCAGCGGTTAAGCAAGCGGACCGGGTGCTGGTATTCGACGGCGGTCACATCGCCGAAGACGGCGACCACCAGCAGCTGATCGCCGAAGGCGGGCTGTACGCCAAGCTCTACGGGCATCTGCAGCAGGGGTGA
- a CDS encoding class I SAM-dependent methyltransferase, giving the protein MSDPEELSRSIQEQQDVRQELERIKAERERLKLDEPTPIPEPAPSPSNVLPFPGRPLPTPGLRCGDALLLDYLYGVESDALRDLPEERTRQLFDVATNAAAARALRCRRRMLARALDDTCHEAGKAARMLCIAGGHFREAELARELRHGRFGEMLVFDDDAARLETVRKSYGGLGVRTCLGSLEQLLDGTCEFSGYDLVYSAGITELLDDRRCERLAHRLFQALRPGGRLLLANFLPGVNAIAPLEGLLDWRPRYRQDAQMLSLLDSIDYNQIASARVFHDIGQRIAFLEAVRYG; this is encoded by the coding sequence ATGAGCGATCCGGAAGAGTTGAGCAGAAGCATTCAGGAACAACAGGACGTCCGTCAGGAACTGGAACGCATCAAGGCCGAGCGCGAGCGCCTCAAGCTCGACGAACCAACCCCGATCCCCGAGCCGGCGCCCTCGCCGAGCAATGTGCTGCCCTTTCCCGGCAGGCCGCTGCCCACCCCTGGCCTGCGCTGCGGCGATGCCCTGTTGCTGGATTATCTCTATGGGGTGGAATCCGACGCCCTGCGCGATCTGCCCGAAGAGCGCACCCGTCAGTTATTCGACGTCGCCACCAACGCCGCAGCGGCCCGCGCCCTGCGCTGCCGACGGCGCATGCTCGCCCGTGCCCTGGACGACACCTGCCACGAAGCCGGCAAGGCCGCGCGCATGCTGTGCATCGCCGGCGGTCACTTCCGTGAGGCGGAACTGGCTCGGGAGCTGCGGCATGGTCGCTTCGGCGAGATGCTGGTGTTCGACGACGATGCGGCGCGCCTGGAAACCGTGCGCAAAAGCTACGGCGGACTGGGCGTGCGCACCTGCCTGGGCAGCCTGGAGCAGCTGCTGGACGGAACCTGCGAGTTCAGTGGCTACGACCTGGTGTACTCCGCCGGGATCACCGAACTGCTCGATGACCGCCGCTGCGAACGCCTGGCCCATCGACTGTTCCAGGCCTTGCGCCCGGGCGGCAGGCTGCTGCTGGCCAACTTCCTTCCCGGCGTGAATGCCATCGCGCCCCTCGAAGGACTGCTGGACTGGCGCCCGCGCTACCGGCAGGACGCCCAGATGCTCAGCCTGCTGGACAGCATCGATTACAACCAGATCGCATCGGCGCGGGTTTTCCACGATATCGGCCAGCGGATCGCCTTCCTCGAAGCGGTGAGGTACGGCTGA
- a CDS encoding LuxR C-terminal-related transcriptional regulator, giving the protein MPGMDELYDTLVNLCYECVLDEEAWRPLLELLVAATGHQMGALVFLDQREQRSQVSSINLCDPASVEAYNSYYHQYDPGKAVLVPRPVGSWYNDQADLGPAHIRRHLYYQEFHLPYGMNSISCIKLHEHADAGIYLSLLTAVGATLPEGPQGDLLKRISPHLVRAAKMSDRLKSLERDVARRDLLLDRHPSPVWLLNAEGRVLFCNRQAEQRLGEPEFVLQGRQGRLHGRALDGRLQALIRQASGRDGGRRAGWLSLSGEPPSQLLVTPVPEAAALAARHLEPLVLVALLENHPCGQLLADLFQLTPAEQRLAELLAQGLTPETCAERLCISINTVRTQLRSLFRKTETERQAELVNLFTRLQG; this is encoded by the coding sequence ATGCCGGGAATGGACGAGCTGTACGACACCCTGGTCAATCTCTGCTACGAGTGCGTGCTCGACGAGGAGGCCTGGCGACCGCTGCTGGAGCTCCTGGTGGCCGCCACGGGCCACCAGATGGGTGCCCTGGTCTTCCTCGACCAGCGGGAGCAACGCTCCCAGGTCAGCTCGATCAACCTCTGCGACCCGGCGAGCGTGGAGGCCTACAACAGCTACTACCACCAGTACGATCCGGGCAAGGCCGTGCTGGTGCCTCGCCCCGTGGGCAGTTGGTACAACGACCAGGCGGACCTCGGTCCGGCCCATATCCGCCGCCACCTCTACTACCAGGAATTCCACCTGCCCTACGGCATGAACAGCATTTCCTGCATCAAGCTGCATGAGCACGCGGACGCGGGCATCTATCTGTCGCTGCTGACGGCGGTGGGTGCGACCCTGCCGGAAGGGCCCCAGGGCGACCTGCTGAAGCGCATCAGCCCCCATCTGGTAAGGGCGGCGAAGATGTCCGACCGCCTGAAATCCCTGGAACGGGACGTTGCCCGACGCGACCTGCTGCTGGACCGGCATCCCTCGCCGGTGTGGCTGCTGAATGCCGAAGGTCGCGTGCTGTTCTGCAATCGCCAGGCCGAGCAACGCCTGGGCGAACCCGAGTTCGTGCTGCAGGGTCGCCAGGGGCGGCTCCATGGCAGGGCGCTGGATGGCCGTCTGCAGGCACTGATCCGCCAGGCCTCCGGGCGAGACGGCGGGCGCCGCGCCGGCTGGCTGTCCCTGTCGGGAGAACCCCCATCCCAGCTGCTGGTGACACCGGTGCCCGAGGCGGCCGCCCTCGCCGCCCGGCACCTGGAGCCCCTGGTGCTCGTGGCGCTGCTGGAAAACCATCCCTGCGGTCAACTGCTCGCGGACCTCTTCCAGCTCACCCCGGCCGAGCAGCGCCTGGCCGAGCTGCTCGCCCAGGGGCTGACCCCGGAAACCTGCGCCGAGCGTCTGTGCATCTCCATCAACACCGTCCGCACCCAGCTGCGCTCGCTCTTCCGCAAGACCGAGACTGAGCGCCAGGCCGAACTGGTCAACCTCTTCACCCGCCTCCAGGGGTGA
- the maiA gene encoding maleylacetoacetate isomerase, which produces MNSELTLYGYWRSSAAYRVRIALNLKGLAYRHEPVHLVKDGGQQHQPAYRELNPQGLLPLLVDGGHAGGEVRIAQSLAILEYLEEAFPVPALLPADTAQRALVRSLALHIACDVHPLNNLRVLQYLKNELGVADDAKDAWYRHWVGLCLAAVEKGLEAFGGKLSLGARPGYLEACLIPQVYNARRFDCDLSAYPRILDIAARCEALEAFRNAAPEVQPDAQ; this is translated from the coding sequence ATGAATTCTGAACTGACTCTCTACGGCTACTGGCGCTCCAGCGCTGCCTACCGTGTCCGCATCGCCCTCAACCTGAAGGGCCTGGCTTACCGTCACGAGCCGGTCCACCTGGTCAAGGACGGTGGCCAGCAACATCAGCCGGCCTACCGCGAACTCAATCCCCAGGGCCTGTTGCCGCTGCTGGTGGATGGCGGCCACGCCGGTGGCGAAGTCCGCATCGCCCAGTCCCTGGCCATCCTCGAATACCTCGAAGAAGCCTTCCCCGTTCCGGCCCTGCTGCCGGCCGACACGGCCCAGCGCGCCCTGGTGCGCTCCCTGGCCCTGCACATTGCCTGCGACGTGCATCCGCTGAACAACCTGCGGGTGCTGCAGTACCTCAAGAACGAACTGGGCGTGGCGGATGACGCCAAGGACGCCTGGTATCGCCACTGGGTGGGGCTCTGCCTCGCCGCTGTGGAAAAGGGGCTGGAAGCCTTTGGTGGCAAGCTTTCCCTGGGCGCCCGTCCGGGCTACCTGGAAGCCTGCCTGATTCCCCAGGTGTACAACGCGCGCCGCTTCGACTGTGACTTGTCGGCCTACCCACGCATCCTCGACATCGCTGCGCGCTGCGAAGCCCTCGAGGCATTCAGGAATGCTGCTCCGGAGGTACAGCCAGACGCGCAGTGA
- a CDS encoding amino acid permease produces the protein MSEMQHSGELQRGLKNRHIQLIALGGAIGTGLFLGSAGVLKSAGPSMILGYAICGFIAFLIMRQLGEMIVEEPVAGSFSHFAHKYWGGFAGFLSGWNCWVLYTLVGMSELTAVGKYIHFWWPDVPTWATAAVFFLVVNAINLANVKLFGEAEFWFAMIKVVAIVGMIVLGCWMLFSGSGGEQATVANLWAHGGFFPNGISGLVMAMAFIMFSFGGLEMLGFTAAEADKPKQVIPKAINQVIYRILIFYVGALVVLLSLSPWDALLASINSAGDPYSGSPFVKIFALIGSDTAAHLLNFVVLTAALSVYNSGTYCNGRMLLGLAEQGDAPRSLAKVDKRGVPVRALLVSAVVTFLAVVVNYVVPQNALELLMSLVVAALVINWAMISYSHLKFRKQMDKDGVRTGFRSLWYPMSNYLCLAFVLFILGIMLMIPGIQVSVYAIPVWLLVMWGCYRLKMSGKAQAGKAAGYQAG, from the coding sequence ATGAGTGAAATGCAACACTCGGGCGAGCTGCAACGCGGCCTGAAAAATCGCCACATCCAATTGATCGCCCTTGGTGGCGCCATCGGCACCGGCCTCTTCCTCGGCTCGGCCGGGGTGCTCAAGTCCGCCGGCCCCTCGATGATCCTCGGCTATGCCATCTGCGGTTTCATCGCCTTCCTGATCATGCGCCAGCTCGGCGAGATGATCGTCGAAGAGCCGGTCGCCGGTTCCTTCAGCCATTTCGCCCACAAGTACTGGGGCGGCTTCGCCGGCTTCCTCTCCGGCTGGAACTGCTGGGTGCTCTACACCCTGGTGGGCATGAGCGAGCTCACCGCCGTGGGCAAGTACATCCATTTCTGGTGGCCCGACGTCCCCACCTGGGCTACTGCCGCGGTGTTCTTCCTGGTGGTCAATGCCATCAACCTGGCCAACGTGAAGCTCTTCGGCGAGGCCGAGTTCTGGTTCGCCATGATCAAGGTGGTGGCCATCGTCGGCATGATCGTCCTCGGCTGCTGGATGCTGTTCAGCGGTAGCGGCGGCGAGCAGGCAACCGTTGCCAACCTCTGGGCCCATGGCGGCTTCTTCCCCAACGGCATCAGCGGACTGGTGATGGCCATGGCCTTCATCATGTTCTCCTTCGGCGGGCTGGAAATGCTCGGCTTCACCGCTGCCGAGGCCGACAAGCCGAAGCAGGTGATCCCGAAGGCGATCAACCAGGTGATCTACCGCATCCTGATCTTCTATGTCGGTGCTCTGGTGGTGCTGCTCTCCCTGAGCCCCTGGGATGCGCTGCTGGCGTCCATCAACAGCGCCGGCGATCCCTACAGCGGCAGCCCCTTCGTGAAGATCTTCGCCCTAATCGGCAGCGACACCGCCGCTCACCTGCTGAACTTCGTGGTGCTCACCGCCGCGCTGTCGGTCTACAACAGCGGCACCTACTGCAACGGCCGCATGCTGCTGGGCCTGGCCGAGCAGGGTGACGCCCCGCGCTCCCTGGCCAAGGTGGACAAGCGCGGCGTACCGGTGCGCGCGCTGCTGGTGTCGGCCGTGGTGACCTTCCTTGCGGTGGTGGTCAACTACGTGGTTCCGCAGAACGCGCTGGAACTGCTGATGTCCCTGGTGGTCGCTGCCCTGGTGATCAACTGGGCGATGATCAGCTACTCCCACCTGAAGTTCCGCAAGCAGATGGACAAGGACGGTGTGCGCACCGGCTTCCGCTCCCTCTGGTACCCCATGAGCAACTACCTGTGCCTGGCCTTCGTGCTGTTCATCCTCGGCATCATGCTGATGATCCCGGGCATCCAGGTCTCCGTGTACGCCATCCCGGTGTGGCTGCTGGTGATGTGGGGTTGCTACCGCCTGAAGATGAGCGGCAAGGCCCAGGCCGGCAAGGCGGCTGGCTACCAAGCGGGCTGA